One Streptomyces coeruleorubidus DNA segment encodes these proteins:
- a CDS encoding CU044_2847 family protein, whose amino-acid sequence MDGLVEFRTGDGAVVTVEAAEERSGSRLVSRGDGTVQATRTFEGALDGVRAAAESALRVFRDGSLKPDGVEIEFGVKLSAETGAFIAKGTAEGHLVVRLTWSPAGPEASPVS is encoded by the coding sequence GTGGACGGGTTGGTCGAGTTCAGAACCGGTGACGGTGCGGTGGTCACGGTCGAGGCGGCGGAGGAGCGGTCCGGCTCCCGCCTGGTCTCCAGAGGCGACGGTACGGTCCAGGCGACCCGCACGTTCGAGGGCGCCCTGGACGGGGTCCGGGCCGCCGCGGAGTCCGCGCTGCGGGTGTTCCGCGACGGGTCCCTGAAGCCGGACGGCGTGGAGATCGAGTTCGGGGTCAAACTGTCCGCCGAGACGGGCGCGTTCATCGCCAAGGGCACCGCCGAGGGCCACCTGGTGGTCAGACTGACCTGGTCCCCGGCCGGCCCGGAGGCAAGCCCCGTCTCATGA
- a CDS encoding trypsin-like peptidase domain-containing protein, whose amino-acid sequence MNSAEWHARIELRGRVAGAGFLVAPGTVLTCAHVVGDGEGLAVSFTERPGSPPVPARVVAHGGWTGSSTDLGDLAVLELDREVPIAPAALAPVDAAHGTTPRKLVVYGFPAGFDEGTLAEYRVTAPQLIKREWIQLEAWHPGGQPLAPGFSGAAVTLADTGEVVGMVTAAAGSRDVRTGRMMPTQVMARYWPALQGLVPTSDHTTADRARLRALVEKAARAGVDCDPVRLYTAAADPFDPPPPEEGFDSLWSAALFVLCELDGPGAARTVSRFADRLEALLHTPAAEPSAPDWSPILVELGHSGAGDGLVRVEVSAYSEGRRHPVDSGTVEQHRLRAYVQDRIEAAFRYLTPGADELVAFALPRDWLDWPVDRWESAPDDATPLGCVYPLVVTDHARRKASTRHVLTRAWKRLDSLPGARMHRVECGGPEEPGRLRMRLRRPDACLAGFGTAPAASRTRPQFDISLTAPAPVIVWSRDGCGSGQEDCSGADGCTGKAFLDALDACLTAVPPAELPRRILALREEADAEEDHWAHGIQLLWDDPRVFTDPHAVAAAHARTPVA is encoded by the coding sequence ATGAACAGCGCCGAGTGGCACGCCCGGATCGAGTTACGGGGCCGGGTGGCCGGAGCGGGGTTCCTGGTCGCGCCCGGCACGGTACTGACGTGCGCCCACGTCGTGGGCGACGGCGAAGGCCTGGCCGTCAGCTTCACGGAGCGGCCCGGCTCCCCGCCCGTGCCCGCCCGGGTGGTGGCCCACGGCGGCTGGACCGGTTCCAGCACGGACCTCGGCGACCTCGCCGTGCTGGAACTCGACCGGGAGGTGCCCATCGCCCCGGCCGCCCTGGCCCCGGTCGACGCCGCGCACGGCACCACACCGCGCAAGCTCGTCGTCTACGGCTTCCCGGCCGGCTTCGACGAGGGCACCCTCGCCGAATACCGCGTCACCGCACCCCAGTTGATCAAACGGGAGTGGATCCAGCTGGAGGCCTGGCACCCGGGCGGCCAGCCCCTGGCCCCCGGCTTCAGCGGGGCCGCCGTCACCCTGGCCGACACCGGCGAGGTCGTCGGCATGGTCACCGCGGCGGCCGGCAGCCGGGACGTGCGCACCGGCCGGATGATGCCCACCCAGGTCATGGCCCGGTACTGGCCCGCGCTCCAGGGCCTGGTCCCCACCTCGGACCACACCACCGCCGACCGGGCCCGGTTGCGTGCCCTGGTCGAGAAGGCGGCCCGCGCGGGCGTGGACTGCGACCCGGTACGGCTCTACACGGCGGCGGCCGACCCGTTCGATCCGCCGCCGCCCGAGGAGGGGTTCGACTCGCTGTGGTCGGCGGCCCTGTTCGTGCTGTGCGAACTGGACGGCCCGGGCGCCGCGCGGACGGTGTCCCGGTTCGCCGACCGCCTTGAGGCACTGCTGCACACCCCGGCCGCGGAGCCGTCGGCGCCCGACTGGTCGCCCATCCTCGTCGAGCTCGGGCACAGCGGGGCGGGCGACGGCCTGGTCCGCGTCGAGGTGTCCGCGTACAGCGAGGGGCGGCGGCACCCGGTGGACTCCGGCACGGTCGAGCAGCACCGGCTGCGCGCCTACGTCCAGGACCGTATCGAGGCGGCCTTCCGGTATCTGACGCCCGGCGCCGACGAGTTGGTCGCCTTCGCGCTGCCCCGGGACTGGCTGGACTGGCCCGTCGACCGCTGGGAGAGCGCGCCCGACGACGCCACGCCGCTCGGCTGCGTCTACCCGCTGGTCGTCACCGACCACGCCCGGCGCAAGGCCAGCACCCGGCATGTCCTGACCCGGGCCTGGAAGCGCTTGGACTCCTTGCCGGGCGCGCGGATGCACCGCGTGGAGTGCGGCGGCCCGGAGGAGCCCGGGCGGCTGCGGATGCGGCTGCGGCGGCCCGACGCCTGCCTCGCCGGGTTCGGCACCGCCCCGGCCGCCTCCCGCACCCGGCCGCAGTTCGACATCTCGCTCACCGCGCCGGCCCCGGTGATCGTGTGGTCGCGCGACGGCTGCGGTTCGGGGCAGGAGGACTGCTCCGGAGCGGACGGCTGCACCGGCAAGGCCTTCCTCGACGCGCTCGACGCCTGCCTCACGGCCGTACCGCCCGCCGAACTCCCCCGCCGGATCCTGGCCCTGCGCGAGGAGGCCGACGCCGAGGAGGACCACTGGGCCCACGGCATCCAGCTGCTGTGGGACGACCCGCGCGTCTTCACCGACCCGCACGCCGTCGCCGCGGCCCACGCCCGGACCCCGGTGGCCTGA
- a CDS encoding acyl-CoA synthetase: MTPLFPALTEAPADRPALRFGERSLTYAQLAAAAGALTGRIGEATRVAVWATPTMETAVAVVAALLAGVPAVPLNPKSGEKELGHILSDSAPDLVLTAPDDQLPAPVRDLPRLDVDVHGTGPVPEDHADDEDPALIVYTSGTTGPPKGAVIPRRAIASTLDALADAWQWTGDDVLVHGLPLFHVHGLVLGTLGPLRRGGSVRHLGRFTTQGVARELNAGATMLFGVPTMYHRIAEAVTGDPELVKALTGARLLVSGSAALPVHDHGRIATATGRRVIERYGMTETLMNTSVRADGEARPGTVGVPLPGVELRLVEEDGSEVTASDGETVGEIQVRGPNLFTEYLNRPDATAAAFTADGWFRTGDMAVRDPDGYVRIVGRKATDLIKSGGYKIGAGEIENALLEHPGVREAAVTGEPDPDLGERIVAWIVPAEPQSPPSLEELADHVARRLAPHKRPRVVHHLDALPRNDMGKIMKRALPHG, encoded by the coding sequence GTGACCCCCCTCTTCCCGGCCCTGACCGAAGCCCCGGCCGACCGCCCCGCCCTCCGCTTCGGCGAGCGCTCCCTGACCTACGCGCAGCTCGCCGCCGCGGCCGGCGCACTCACGGGCCGCATCGGCGAGGCCACGCGGGTCGCCGTCTGGGCGACGCCCACCATGGAGACCGCCGTCGCCGTCGTCGCCGCGCTGCTGGCCGGCGTGCCCGCCGTGCCGCTCAACCCGAAGTCGGGCGAGAAGGAGCTCGGGCACATCCTCTCCGACAGCGCGCCCGACCTGGTGCTGACGGCCCCGGACGACCAACTCCCCGCCCCCGTACGGGACCTGCCCCGCCTGGACGTCGACGTGCACGGCACCGGCCCGGTCCCCGAGGACCACGCGGACGACGAGGACCCGGCGCTGATCGTCTACACCTCCGGCACCACCGGCCCGCCCAAGGGCGCGGTCATCCCGCGCCGGGCGATCGCCTCGACCCTGGACGCGCTGGCCGACGCGTGGCAGTGGACCGGCGACGACGTACTCGTCCACGGACTGCCGCTGTTCCATGTGCACGGCCTGGTCCTGGGCACCCTCGGCCCGCTGCGGCGCGGCGGCTCGGTGCGGCACCTGGGCCGTTTCACGACGCAGGGCGTCGCCCGGGAGCTGAACGCCGGGGCGACCATGCTGTTCGGCGTGCCGACGATGTACCACCGGATCGCGGAGGCGGTGACCGGCGACCCGGAGCTGGTGAAGGCGCTGACCGGGGCGCGGCTGCTGGTGTCCGGTTCCGCCGCGCTGCCCGTGCACGACCACGGCAGGATCGCGACGGCGACCGGGCGGCGGGTGATCGAGCGGTACGGCATGACGGAGACGCTGATGAACACCAGCGTCCGGGCCGACGGCGAGGCCCGCCCGGGCACGGTCGGTGTGCCGCTGCCGGGCGTGGAGCTGCGGCTCGTCGAGGAGGACGGCTCGGAGGTCACGGCGTCGGACGGTGAGACCGTCGGCGAGATCCAGGTGCGCGGCCCGAACCTGTTCACCGAGTACCTCAACCGGCCCGACGCGACCGCCGCCGCCTTCACCGCCGACGGCTGGTTCCGCACCGGCGACATGGCGGTGCGCGATCCCGACGGCTATGTCCGGATCGTCGGCCGCAAGGCCACCGACCTGATCAAGAGCGGTGGTTACAAGATCGGGGCGGGTGAGATCGAGAACGCGCTCCTGGAACACCCGGGGGTGCGGGAGGCCGCCGTCACCGGGGAGCCGGACCCCGACCTCGGCGAGCGGATCGTGGCGTGGATCGTCCCGGCGGAGCCCCAGTCACCGCCGTCGCTGGAGGAGTTGGCGGATCACGTGGCCAGGCGTCTCGCCCCGCACAAGCGCCCGCGGGTCGTCCACCACCTCGACGCCCTGCCCCGCAACGACATGGGGAAGATCATGAAGCGGGCGCTGCCCCATGGCTGA
- a CDS encoding AAA family ATPase, with translation MPHWSVYTGRNEPHDGIDHLPAPPPWRAFDGGPALPPPHDSDDATAVSPDRVHRAKSYVATPESVRLVNAALCLRRPLLVTGPPGTGKSSLAYAVARELRLGPVLRWNITSRSTLADGLYQYDPLSRLYAARERRDGPGRAAGDVEDHLRLGPLGTALLPYDRPRALLVDEIDKSDLDLPNDLLNVLEEGQYEIPELVRAARHFGDGAAEVLADGTDTPVTVHRGRVRCRAFPFVVLTSNGEREFPPAFLRRCVRLKLRRPDRDQLTDIVRAHLDTPDGHADRLINRFLERASGGELATDQLLNALYLTGVAGLDAESRDDLAEQLMPYLSATADGDGF, from the coding sequence ATGCCGCACTGGTCCGTCTACACCGGCAGGAACGAGCCGCACGACGGCATCGACCACCTCCCCGCCCCACCGCCCTGGCGTGCCTTCGACGGCGGGCCCGCGCTGCCGCCGCCCCACGACAGCGACGACGCGACGGCCGTCTCGCCCGACCGCGTGCACCGGGCGAAGTCCTACGTGGCCACCCCGGAGAGCGTCCGGCTCGTCAACGCCGCGCTCTGCCTGCGCCGCCCCCTGCTCGTCACCGGCCCGCCCGGCACCGGCAAGTCCTCGCTCGCGTACGCGGTGGCGCGCGAGTTGCGCCTCGGCCCGGTCCTGCGCTGGAACATCACCAGCCGCAGCACCCTCGCCGACGGCCTCTACCAGTACGACCCGCTGTCCCGGCTGTACGCGGCCCGGGAGCGGCGGGACGGGCCCGGCCGTGCCGCCGGTGACGTCGAGGACCACCTGCGCCTCGGCCCGCTCGGCACGGCCCTGCTCCCCTACGACCGGCCCCGCGCCCTGCTCGTCGACGAGATCGACAAGAGCGACCTCGACCTGCCGAACGACCTGCTGAACGTGCTGGAGGAGGGCCAGTACGAGATCCCGGAACTCGTCCGTGCCGCCCGCCACTTCGGCGACGGCGCGGCCGAGGTCCTCGCGGACGGCACGGACACCCCGGTCACCGTCCACCGCGGCCGGGTGCGCTGCAGGGCCTTCCCGTTCGTCGTGCTGACCAGCAACGGCGAACGCGAGTTCCCGCCCGCCTTCCTGCGCCGCTGCGTCCGGCTGAAGCTGCGCCGCCCCGACCGGGACCAGCTCACCGACATCGTCCGCGCCCACCTCGACACGCCGGACGGTCACGCGGACCGGCTGATCAACCGCTTCCTGGAGCGGGCGAGCGGCGGCGAACTCGCCACCGACCAGCTGCTGAACGCCCTCTATCTCACGGGAGTCGCGGGCCTCGACGCCGAGTCCCGCGACGACCTCGCCGAGCAGCTGATGCCGTACCTCAGCGCGACGGCCGACGGCGATGGTTTCTGA
- a CDS encoding carboxyl transferase domain-containing protein, which yields MAERLSATARLSARAVVDALADDSTFTELPVPIRESQPDGPLAWPGYDAARARAAERTGEQESVVCGAARVGGTRAVLIAFEFGFLGGSLGERTGDRLEAVYTYAREHRLPVVPLVATGGSRMQEGMLALSQLQRVARESALTGEAGLAQIAVLRDPTTGGGWATLGAGADVVLALPGAQVGFAGSRVRPADADPAAYTAEAQVVAGAADAVVRPQELRETLGRWLRLLTCSSTTPAPPPEPLGADAGLPATGWDAVRRARSPRRPRAAAYLDAYFSDRAAISGDRCGGTDPDGMLCGFGTHEGRTVAYAAQTGTATRPAGYRTAARLVRLADRLGIPVLTLVDTPGAASDAEAERQGAGAAIADLFGAVAGARTPVTTLVIGEGGSGGALALAAPGNTWATPDSYFSVIAPELAAAILKRPPREVEATADQLRIRPQDLVELGVIRGTVGP from the coding sequence ATGGCTGAGCGTCTCTCCGCGACCGCGCGCCTCAGTGCCCGCGCGGTCGTCGACGCCCTCGCCGACGACTCCACCTTCACCGAACTGCCCGTCCCCATAAGGGAGTCCCAGCCGGACGGCCCGCTCGCCTGGCCCGGCTACGACGCCGCCCGCGCCCGTGCCGCCGAACGCACCGGCGAGCAGGAGTCGGTGGTCTGCGGCGCCGCCCGCGTCGGCGGCACCCGGGCCGTGCTGATCGCGTTCGAGTTCGGCTTCCTCGGCGGTTCCCTGGGGGAGCGCACCGGCGACCGGCTGGAGGCGGTGTACACCTACGCCCGTGAACACCGCCTCCCGGTCGTGCCGCTGGTCGCCACCGGTGGCAGCCGGATGCAGGAGGGCATGCTCGCCCTGAGCCAACTCCAGCGCGTGGCCCGCGAGTCGGCGCTCACCGGGGAGGCGGGGCTCGCGCAGATCGCCGTGTTGCGTGATCCGACCACCGGGGGCGGCTGGGCCACCCTGGGCGCGGGCGCCGACGTGGTCCTCGCGCTGCCCGGGGCCCAGGTCGGCTTCGCCGGCTCCCGGGTACGCCCGGCGGACGCGGATCCGGCGGCGTACACGGCCGAGGCGCAGGTCGTGGCGGGGGCGGCGGACGCGGTCGTACGGCCACAGGAGCTGCGGGAGACGCTGGGCCGGTGGCTGCGGCTGCTGACGTGCTCGTCCACCACGCCGGCGCCGCCGCCCGAACCGCTCGGCGCCGACGCGGGCCTGCCCGCCACCGGCTGGGACGCCGTCCGGCGCGCCCGCTCACCCCGACGCCCGCGCGCCGCCGCCTACTTGGACGCCTACTTCTCCGACCGGGCCGCGATCAGCGGCGACCGCTGCGGCGGCACGGACCCGGACGGCATGCTGTGCGGCTTCGGCACGCACGAGGGCCGTACGGTCGCGTACGCCGCGCAGACCGGGACCGCGACCCGCCCCGCCGGCTACCGCACCGCCGCCCGTCTGGTCCGCCTCGCGGACCGGCTGGGCATCCCGGTGCTGACCCTCGTGGACACCCCGGGCGCCGCCAGCGACGCGGAGGCGGAGCGGCAGGGCGCGGGCGCCGCGATCGCGGACCTGTTCGGGGCCGTGGCGGGCGCCCGCACCCCGGTGACCACGCTGGTGATCGGTGAGGGCGGCTCCGGCGGCGCGCTGGCGCTGGCCGCGCCCGGCAACACCTGGGCCACCCCGGACAGTTACTTCTCGGTGATCGCGCCGGAGCTCGCGGCGGCCATCCTCAAGCGGCCGCCGCGCGAGGTGGAGGCGACGGCGGACCAGCTCCGCATCCGGCCGCAGGATCTGGTGGAGCTGGGGGTGATCCGGGGGACCGTCGGACCGTGA